One part of the Gadus macrocephalus chromosome 8, ASM3116895v1 genome encodes these proteins:
- the LOC132462923 gene encoding uncharacterized protein LOC132462923 yields MYLSHESLLNLGLFPADFGSAHVKPSPLHLARRIPGDTWKTVTDAWNGYHSVPLRVSDRRLTTIVTPFGRWRYIRAPQGFLSSGDGYNHRFDAILSDFERKERCVDDTIHYDTDLEHHWWRTIDFLTRRKPSKCAIIGQAIIGAIREGVEIYDMRRRTCLRPDWSRRGIGYFLVQQHCSCTSGIPDCCPGGWRITLAGSRFLSSAEQHYAAIEGEALAMAWGLEQTRYFTQGCDNLVVVTDHKPLLKIFGDGTLDEITNSRLFRLKQRTLPWRFDIVYLPGKSNHAADATSRHPCLSGSANGLSMGLRSVPDTVESCCPVDAARDLMPRVVVPQAADGPRDSALDTSPPEPPGEASSGLGAQDVPVPTGVDPDASLPASQSPHLGQPCRTKMPPRRKEPETGRWIQD; encoded by the exons ATGTACCTGTCCCACGAGTCACTGCTTAACCTCGGCCTCTTCCCTGCGGACTTCGG TTCTGCCCACGTGAAACCTTCGCCACTCCACCTCGCACGTCGCATCCCGGGGGACACCTGGAAAACCGTCACGGATGCCTGGAACGGCTACCATAGTGTGCCCCTGCGAGTGTCGGACCGTCGTCTGACCACCATTGTCACGCCCTTCGGCCGCTGGCGCTACATCAGGGCGCCGCAAGGATTCCTGTCATCTGGGGACGGCTACAACCATCGTTTTGACGCTATCCTCTCAGACTTCGAGCGCAAAGAACGTTGTGTGGATGACACTATCCACTATGACACTGACCTGGAGCATCACTGGTGGAGGACCATCGACTTCCTGACACGT AGGAAGCCTTCCAAATGTGCCATAATTGGGCAGGCCATAATTGGGGCCATCCGTGAGGGCGTGGAGATCTACGACATGCGGAGGCGCACCTGCCTCCGCCCTGACTGGTCCAGGCGTGGCATTGGCTACTTCCTGGTCCAACAACATTGTAGCTGCACTTCGGGCATACCTGACTGTTGCCCAGGAGGATGGAGGATCACCCTCGCCGGTTCGCGTTTCCTATCCTCGGCGGAGCAACACTATGCGGCCATCGAaggagaggccctggccatgGCCTGGGGCCTGGAGCAGACACGATACTTCACACAAGGATGTGACAACCTCGTCGTAGTCACCGACCACAAGCCCCTTTTGAAGATCTTCGGCGACGGCACGCTAGATGAGATAACAAACTCACGCCTGTTCAGACTCAAGCAGCGTACCCTCCCATGGCGCTTTGACATTGTGTACCTACCTGGCAAGAGCAACCATGCTGCTGATGCGACTTCGAGGCATCCTTGCCTCTCGGGCTCTGCGAACGGCCTCTCAATGGGATTGCGTAGCGTACCTGACACTGTAGAATCCTGTTGCCCTGTTGACGCCGCCCGCGACCTGATGCCCCGGGTTGTCGTTCCCCAGGCAGCAGATGGACCCCGTGACTCGGCTTTGGACACCTCCCCGCCGGAGCCCCCTGGTGAGGCATCCTCTGGTCTCGGGGCCCAGGATGTCCCCGTTCCTACGGGCGTCGACCCAGATGCGTCGCTTCCGGCGTCGCAGTCGCCCCATCTTGGACAGCCGTGCCGCACGAAGATGCCACCCAGACGCAAGGAGCCCGAGACGGGCCGTTGGATACAGGACTGA